A genomic region of Jeotgalibaca ciconiae contains the following coding sequences:
- a CDS encoding shikimate kinase, whose amino-acid sequence MAIILIGFMGAGKTSVGKLLGKKTEKNFIDLDYEISKRLQMPISEFFVEYGEEKFREIEHELLLEYHQSSGVISTGGGCIETVACRELLKQQTQVIYLQAEFNTLWNRIIDDQLNIRPLAQSNESKDLKRIYQKRLEFYEDCAAHTIATDHLTTEDVVKQILQTIDW is encoded by the coding sequence ATGGCAATTATTTTAATTGGCTTTATGGGAGCCGGAAAGACAAGTGTAGGGAAGTTGCTCGGGAAAAAAACGGAAAAAAACTTCATTGATCTAGATTACGAAATCAGCAAGCGTCTTCAAATGCCTATTTCAGAGTTTTTTGTCGAATATGGGGAAGAAAAATTTCGTGAAATTGAGCATGAATTATTACTAGAGTATCATCAATCATCTGGCGTAATTTCAACGGGAGGCGGTTGTATCGAAACGGTTGCTTGTCGGGAGTTATTAAAACAGCAAACGCAAGTGATTTACTTGCAAGCAGAGTTTAATACTTTGTGGAATCGAATTATTGACGATCAATTGAATATCCGACCATTAGCCCAATCAAATGAATCGAAAGATCTGAAGCGGATTTATCAAAAACGTTTAGAGTTTTACGAGGATTGTGCGGCTCATACAATTGCAACTGATCATCTGACAACAGAGGATGTAGTAAAACAAATACTTCAAACTATTGATTGGTGA
- a CDS encoding PTS glucitol/sorbitol transporter subunit IIA, with translation MISEITHIGKDAISTEENILILFGEDASTSIKDVSVLQAFKKTDRDFELQKKDKLVFGNQEYDVEYVGENVSANLRALGHVTLVFKEFDHENYIETSVYLSPYKLPEVQTGMEIKYLSN, from the coding sequence ATGATTAGCGAAATAACTCATATTGGAAAAGATGCAATCAGCACAGAAGAAAATATTTTAATTTTATTTGGGGAAGATGCATCTACATCAATTAAAGATGTATCGGTATTACAAGCCTTTAAAAAAACAGATAGAGATTTTGAACTACAGAAGAAAGATAAATTAGTTTTTGGAAATCAAGAGTATGATGTAGAGTACGTTGGGGAAAATGTAAGTGCAAACCTACGTGCGCTAGGACATGTTACGCTGGTTTTTAAAGAATTCGATCATGAGAACTATATCGAAACAAGTGTCTATTTGTCGCCATATAAATTACCAGAAGTCCAAACAGGTATGGAAATTAAGTATCTTTCTAATTAA
- a CDS encoding lactonase family protein, translating into MEYTLYLGSYTKRESKGVHKITLDTTNDKLVDYQLIAEVDSPTYLTFSSDKKTMYTISKEENGAGLTSFNLLDNGEYKKRASTTTEDAAPCYISFDEVRKLLFTASYHGGYVSVYKENEDGTLEQTDRVIHKGSSVHENQKSPHVHYTDYAPNSQILLVCDLGTDEVFSYEVSDEGKLTEISRYTAKAGSGPRHLAFHPNGKTVYLVCELSSEIEILEYHQEDATFTYVDRISTIPETHTSFNSGAAIRVSNDGNFVYYSNRGHNSIAVFEASETTEALTLVDYVPTEGETPRDFNFSPDENYLIVGHQDSDHLTLFKRNQAVGKLTLLEKDVYAPECVCVKF; encoded by the coding sequence ATGGAATATACTTTATATCTGGGATCCTATACAAAAAGGGAAAGTAAAGGGGTACATAAAATTACGTTGGATACTACTAATGATAAGTTAGTTGATTATCAATTAATCGCTGAGGTGGACTCTCCTACTTATTTGACGTTTTCATCTGACAAAAAAACTATGTATACTATTTCGAAAGAAGAAAATGGTGCTGGATTAACATCTTTTAATCTTTTAGACAATGGTGAATATAAAAAACGTGCATCAACAACTACAGAGGATGCCGCTCCTTGTTATATTTCTTTTGATGAGGTTCGTAAATTACTATTTACAGCGAGCTACCATGGGGGGTATGTATCCGTTTATAAAGAAAATGAAGACGGCACACTTGAACAGACAGACCGCGTGATTCACAAAGGAAGCAGCGTTCATGAAAATCAAAAATCTCCTCATGTTCACTATACCGACTATGCTCCAAATTCACAAATTCTACTAGTTTGTGATTTAGGCACGGATGAAGTATTCAGCTATGAAGTTTCAGATGAAGGTAAATTAACCGAAATTTCTCGTTATACAGCTAAAGCTGGATCAGGCCCGCGTCATTTGGCTTTCCACCCAAATGGCAAAACGGTCTACTTAGTTTGTGAATTGAGTAGTGAAATTGAAATTTTAGAATATCATCAAGAAGATGCGACTTTTACATATGTTGACCGTATTTCAACTATACCTGAAACACACACTTCTTTTAATAGTGGTGCCGCAATTCGTGTAAGCAATGATGGTAATTTTGTATATTATTCTAATCGTGGACATAATTCAATCGCTGTTTTCGAAGCGTCTGAAACTACTGAAGCTTTAACTCTGGTAGACTATGTTCCTACAGAAGGAGAAACACCTCGTGATTTCAACTTTTCTCCTGATGAAAACTATCTTATCGTGGGACACCAGGATTCAGACCATTTAACACTATTCAAGCGTAATCAAGCTGTTGGAAAACTAACCTTACTAGAAAAGGACGTTTATGCACCAGAGTGTGTATGTGTAAAGTTTTAA
- a CDS encoding pyridoxal phosphate-dependent aminotransferase gives MISKRIQDIQLSSTLAATQKTRELKAEGRDIISLTVGEPDFDTPKYILDAANKAIYEGKGHHYTDSAGIAELRQAIADFHQKHDFVSYEMDEIFVSAGAKLILYYLFQALVDEGDEVLIPIPYWVSYSEQIRLAGGVPVFIETDPENGFALTEELLDRYTSDKTKLLVLNSPSNPSGAVFNEEQLRIIGDYCVRKNILIIADEIYYKLVFNGAKSQSIASLSEEIRQQSIIVNGMSKAFAMTGWRIGYALGSKKVMQAINKIASQTSGNAAGISQYAALAALTEGSDFMEENRKLFETRLNAAYPLVKDLPGFKLYEKPMGAFYLFPECSEAAKMTGYDTVDAFTMALLEEAHVGLVAGSGFGMPKHIRFSYATSTEEFAEGVQRIKTFMEKHRAK, from the coding sequence TTGATTTCAAAACGAATACAAGATATCCAACTATCTTCGACTTTAGCTGCTACTCAAAAGACGAGAGAATTGAAGGCAGAGGGCAGAGATATTATTTCTTTAACAGTCGGCGAGCCGGATTTTGATACGCCAAAATATATTTTGGATGCTGCAAATAAAGCAATATACGAAGGAAAAGGGCATCATTATACGGATAGTGCCGGTATAGCCGAATTACGGCAGGCAATTGCTGATTTTCATCAAAAACATGATTTCGTTTCTTATGAAATGGATGAAATTTTTGTTTCAGCAGGAGCGAAATTAATTCTCTATTATTTGTTTCAAGCTTTGGTAGATGAAGGAGACGAGGTCCTTATACCGATACCCTATTGGGTGAGTTACAGCGAACAAATTCGACTGGCTGGAGGAGTTCCTGTATTCATAGAAACAGACCCAGAGAATGGGTTTGCCCTCACAGAGGAATTGTTAGATCGCTATACAAGTGATAAAACAAAGCTCCTTGTACTGAATTCACCGTCAAACCCTTCTGGAGCTGTCTTTAACGAAGAGCAGTTACGAATAATTGGAGACTATTGTGTTAGAAAAAACATTTTAATTATTGCAGATGAAATATATTACAAGCTAGTTTTTAACGGAGCGAAAAGTCAGTCTATCGCATCTCTCTCAGAAGAAATTCGTCAACAAAGCATTATTGTGAATGGAATGTCAAAAGCCTTTGCGATGACAGGATGGCGAATAGGATATGCACTAGGAAGCAAGAAAGTCATGCAAGCAATTAATAAAATTGCTAGTCAGACAAGTGGTAATGCTGCTGGAATCAGTCAGTATGCTGCTCTAGCTGCATTAACAGAAGGATCAGACTTTATGGAAGAAAATCGTAAGTTGTTTGAAACTCGCTTGAATGCGGCATACCCATTAGTAAAAGATTTACCGGGTTTTAAATTATATGAGAAGCCAATGGGAGCTTTTTATCTGTTCCCGGAATGTTCTGAGGCTGCAAAAATGACGGGTTATGATACTGTCGATGCGTTTACAATGGCTTTGCTTGAAGAAGCTCATGTTGGTCTAGTTGCAGGTAGTGGCTTTGGGATGCCCAAACATATTCGTTTTAGTTATGCGACGTCCACAGAAGAATTCGCTGAGGGGGTTCAACGAATCAAAACATTCATGGAGAAACATCGAGCAAAGTAG
- a CDS encoding PTS sugar transporter subunit IIA, giving the protein MFNFFKKDKKEKDTPIEKETLFAPVNGKIVPVTEVADPVFSQKMMGDGYAVIPEDGNIYAPVEGKVLSVFPTKHAIGIKLESGIEVLIHMGLDTVELNGKPFETFVSEGDSVTSDTLVAKCDLAALAEAGKDNAMVVVITNMDKVKEFSLDENGTVQAKQAIGIVQHA; this is encoded by the coding sequence ATGTTTAATTTTTTCAAAAAAGATAAAAAAGAAAAGGATACTCCAATCGAGAAAGAGACTCTATTTGCTCCTGTAAATGGAAAGATAGTTCCTGTTACAGAAGTTGCAGATCCAGTATTCTCACAAAAAATGATGGGAGACGGCTATGCAGTTATTCCGGAGGACGGTAATATTTATGCGCCTGTCGAAGGGAAAGTACTAAGTGTCTTTCCAACGAAGCATGCAATTGGAATTAAATTAGAAAGTGGAATAGAAGTTTTGATTCATATGGGATTAGACACCGTTGAATTAAATGGGAAACCTTTCGAAACATTTGTTAGCGAAGGTGATAGTGTGACTTCCGATACGCTTGTTGCAAAATGTGATTTGGCTGCATTAGCTGAAGCTGGAAAAGATAATGCGATGGTTGTTGTTATTACGAATATGGATAAAGTAAAAGAATTTTCTTTAGATGAAAACGGCACAGTACAAGCGAAACAAGCTATAGGTATAGTGCAACATGCGTAA
- a CDS encoding heavy metal translocating P-type ATPase, translating into MNTLWKNNKPMTATIISGILILIGIYFQFSKTDFPVAIIFVSSFIIGGFFQAREGFYDTIENKRLNVDILMVLAAIGASIIGYWLEGALLIFIFSLSGSLEEYALNKSTEAISSLMSIVPATAKRLTKENQLETVNVEDLSIGDRIFVAKGDSLPIDGTLLSKKATINESSITGESIPREKKENDQLYATSINLDEPITITVNKNSNETLFAKIIQMVKEAQSTPSKTASFITNIENKYVTAVLIFVPAMIFIFYFFLNWTWSESFYRGMVLLTVASPCALVASATPATLAAISSAAKKGILFKGGIAIENFSSLSCIAFDKTGTLTNGKPIVTDSYISPEQNERDILGIVYALEYGSTHPIAIALVNFLKERNYSDISLTNQKDLTGLGLSGEYQGDEWRIGKMDFTRKHSKQTNIFSKQTQKLSQEGKTVVSLSKNGEMVAYFALLDIAKTGAKETISFLQKNDIHTLMITGDNHETAKAIADELGIDEYRANCLPEQKTGILKDLQKEYDFVGMVGDGINDAPALANADIGVAMGQGTDIAMQTADVVLIQNDLETLEYSYHLSKKLKKITVQNIVFSMSVIILLIIANLMQVINLPIGVIGHEGSTILVILNGLRLLLNNPKN; encoded by the coding sequence ATGAACACACTATGGAAAAACAATAAGCCAATGACAGCTACTATTATTAGTGGGATACTCATTTTGATTGGTATTTACTTTCAATTTTCGAAAACGGATTTTCCTGTAGCGATTATTTTTGTTAGTTCTTTTATTATCGGAGGATTCTTTCAAGCTCGGGAAGGTTTTTACGATACAATTGAAAATAAGCGATTAAACGTGGATATTTTGATGGTACTTGCTGCTATTGGCGCCTCTATCATTGGATATTGGCTCGAAGGTGCCTTGCTCATTTTTATTTTCTCTTTGTCAGGTTCTTTAGAAGAATATGCATTGAACAAAAGTACAGAAGCCATTAGTTCTTTAATGAGTATTGTTCCCGCTACTGCTAAAAGGCTTACGAAAGAGAATCAACTGGAAACTGTGAACGTCGAGGACTTGTCGATTGGGGATCGAATATTTGTGGCAAAGGGGGACAGTCTTCCAATTGATGGCACGCTTCTTTCCAAGAAGGCTACCATTAATGAATCTTCTATTACAGGAGAGTCAATCCCACGTGAGAAAAAAGAGAACGATCAACTGTATGCAACTTCTATCAATTTAGATGAACCTATTACGATTACAGTAAATAAAAATTCGAATGAAACTTTATTTGCAAAAATTATTCAAATGGTGAAGGAAGCACAGTCGACACCTTCTAAAACAGCCAGTTTCATTACAAACATTGAGAATAAGTATGTGACAGCTGTACTTATTTTTGTTCCAGCCATGATATTTATTTTTTATTTCTTTTTAAATTGGACTTGGAGTGAATCGTTTTACCGAGGAATGGTACTCCTGACCGTAGCATCGCCATGCGCATTGGTTGCCTCCGCTACGCCAGCAACTTTAGCAGCTATTTCCAGTGCAGCGAAAAAAGGGATTCTTTTTAAAGGTGGTATTGCAATCGAGAATTTCAGCTCCCTTTCTTGTATTGCTTTCGATAAAACAGGTACCTTAACAAACGGAAAACCAATTGTAACAGATTCTTACATATCGCCAGAACAAAATGAAAGAGATATTTTAGGAATTGTTTATGCTTTAGAATATGGTTCTACTCATCCCATTGCGATTGCACTTGTAAATTTCCTTAAAGAAAGAAATTATTCTGATATATCATTAACAAATCAAAAAGATCTTACTGGTTTGGGTTTATCAGGTGAATATCAAGGCGACGAGTGGCGGATCGGAAAAATGGATTTCACTCGCAAGCATTCTAAACAAACCAATATATTTTCCAAGCAAACACAGAAACTCTCCCAAGAAGGAAAGACGGTTGTCTCTCTTTCAAAAAATGGAGAAATGGTCGCTTATTTTGCACTTCTGGACATTGCTAAGACTGGCGCGAAAGAGACCATTTCTTTTTTACAGAAAAACGATATTCATACGCTTATGATTACAGGCGACAATCATGAAACTGCTAAAGCAATTGCAGATGAATTAGGAATAGATGAATACCGCGCGAACTGCTTGCCAGAGCAAAAAACAGGAATTTTAAAAGATTTACAGAAGGAATATGATTTTGTGGGGATGGTGGGTGATGGAATCAATGACGCACCTGCTTTAGCAAATGCCGATATCGGTGTTGCAATGGGACAAGGTACCGATATTGCTATGCAAACGGCAGATGTTGTGCTGATACAAAATGATTTAGAGACACTGGAATATTCCTATCATTTATCCAAAAAACTGAAAAAAATAACCGTACAAAATATTGTTTTTTCTATGAGTGTGATTATACTACTCATTATTGCGAACTTAATGCAAGTAATTAATCTGCCAATTGGAGTAATTGGACACGAAGGCAGTACCATCCTTGTTATTTTGAACGGCTTACGTTTGTTATTAAATAATCCAAAAAACTAA
- the aroA gene encoding 3-phosphoshikimate 1-carboxyvinyltransferase produces MRKLINHAKSLQGKLTIPGDKSISHRSVMFGSIAEGETRITGFLRADDCLNTIKVMRQLGIQIHDNGDEIIVEGRGMNGLRPSKEILDVGNSGTTIRLLSGLLAGQSFTSVIAGDNSLNKRPMQRVIAPLEQMGAKISGDKDSEFPPLTIEPINELHAIEYEMPVASAQVKSAIILAGLQAEGETVVIEKEQSRNHTEEMLQQFGGSLQIDDKVIRIKGGQTLRGQRIEVPGDISSAAFFLAAGLIVPNSEILLENVGMNETRSGIIDVIKAMGGDITIDMRENRISADITVRTSQLKATTIGGSIIPRLIDELPVIALLATQAEGITVIKDAEELKVKETNRIQAVASQLNHMQANIIETEDGLIVHGGTPLAGATVDSFGDHRIGMMLQVAALLVKEDVFLKEAECVNISYPTFFDEVLNLTGTAG; encoded by the coding sequence ATGAGAAAATTGATCAATCACGCGAAGAGTTTGCAAGGGAAATTAACGATACCAGGAGATAAATCCATTTCTCATCGAAGTGTCATGTTTGGGTCGATTGCGGAAGGTGAGACACGCATCACTGGATTTTTACGTGCCGATGATTGCTTAAATACTATCAAAGTCATGCGACAATTAGGCATTCAAATCCACGATAATGGTGATGAAATCATTGTAGAGGGAAGAGGGATGAACGGCTTGCGTCCATCTAAAGAAATATTGGATGTAGGAAACTCTGGAACTACGATTCGTTTGCTGAGTGGTTTATTAGCTGGTCAGTCTTTTACGAGCGTAATTGCAGGAGACAATTCCTTGAATAAACGCCCAATGCAACGAGTGATTGCACCATTGGAACAAATGGGAGCAAAAATATCAGGAGATAAAGACAGCGAGTTTCCTCCGCTGACTATTGAACCAATAAACGAATTACATGCTATCGAGTATGAAATGCCTGTAGCAAGTGCACAAGTTAAATCAGCAATTATTTTAGCGGGCCTCCAAGCAGAAGGCGAAACCGTTGTGATTGAAAAAGAACAATCCCGTAATCATACAGAAGAAATGTTGCAACAATTTGGAGGAAGCTTGCAAATTGATGACAAGGTTATTCGCATAAAAGGCGGGCAAACCCTAAGAGGACAAAGAATTGAAGTTCCAGGTGATATTTCCTCAGCAGCATTTTTCTTAGCCGCTGGATTAATTGTTCCAAATAGTGAAATACTACTTGAGAATGTTGGAATGAACGAAACGCGTTCTGGCATCATTGATGTAATAAAAGCAATGGGTGGAGACATCACAATTGATATGAGAGAAAATCGAATAAGCGCAGATATTACTGTGCGAACAAGTCAATTGAAAGCTACAACTATTGGTGGTTCCATCATACCTAGGCTGATTGATGAGTTACCGGTGATTGCTTTACTTGCTACTCAAGCCGAGGGGATAACTGTTATTAAAGATGCGGAAGAATTAAAAGTAAAAGAAACGAACCGTATTCAAGCAGTAGCTTCGCAACTTAATCATATGCAGGCAAACATCATTGAAACGGAAGATGGTTTGATTGTTCATGGAGGTACACCATTGGCAGGAGCGACAGTTGACAGCTTTGGCGATCATCGAATCGGAATGATGTTACAGGTTGCTGCTTTATTAGTAAAAGAAGATGTATTTTTAAAAGAAGCTGAATGTGTGAATATTAGTTATCCAACATTCTTTGATGAGGTCTTGAATCTTACTGGGACAGCAGGCTGA
- a CDS encoding AI-2E family transporter — protein sequence MERATKGYQPQRKRTSWFERWFLNNKFVTALLIVLLILLIILIFSKISHLFQPVGSFFNVIGFPLILSGILYYLMNPLVNWLEKKKVNRTAAIWLSFIVLILLIIWGVAILIPVIREQTIGIIDDIPQFWITINNMFNNFFEYEWFRSFQEQFTEINTNIFNALTSWANNFLSNTFSGIGNVLGVVTNVLVGLITMPIILYYLLKEGDKFPSQILAFLPNRHRATVKDLLTKINLQISQYVRGQITVAFFVGLMFVIGYSIIGLNYGIVLGILAGFLNVIPYLGSFLAMIPAVIVGLVESPLMLVQVLIVFSIEQFIEGRVISPQVLGSNLSVHPVTIMIVLLTAGKVFGLVGFVLGIPGYAVLKVIFMHVFEWYKNYSGLYETEAELSEGIIEDTNEDQ from the coding sequence ATGGAGAGAGCAACTAAAGGTTATCAGCCCCAAAGGAAGCGAACATCTTGGTTTGAACGTTGGTTTTTAAATAACAAATTTGTAACAGCATTGTTGATTGTGTTGTTGATTTTGTTAATCATCTTGATTTTTTCTAAGATTTCACATTTGTTCCAACCAGTAGGCAGTTTTTTTAACGTAATTGGTTTTCCGCTTATTCTAAGTGGCATTCTCTATTATTTAATGAATCCACTTGTGAATTGGCTTGAAAAGAAAAAAGTAAATCGAACAGCTGCGATTTGGCTGTCTTTCATTGTTCTTATTCTTCTAATAATCTGGGGAGTTGCTATTCTAATTCCGGTTATTCGCGAACAAACGATTGGGATTATTGATGATATTCCTCAATTTTGGATCACCATTAATAATATGTTTAATAACTTTTTTGAGTATGAGTGGTTCCGTTCTTTTCAGGAGCAGTTTACTGAGATTAATACAAACATTTTTAATGCTCTTACGAGTTGGGCAAATAATTTCTTGTCTAATACTTTTTCAGGAATTGGAAATGTTTTAGGTGTAGTGACAAATGTTTTGGTGGGGCTGATTACAATGCCAATCATTTTATACTACTTGCTAAAGGAAGGGGATAAATTTCCTAGTCAAATTTTAGCTTTTTTACCCAACCGTCATCGTGCTACGGTAAAAGATTTATTAACAAAGATTAATTTGCAAATCAGTCAATATGTTCGTGGTCAAATCACGGTTGCTTTTTTTGTAGGCTTAATGTTTGTCATCGGTTATTCGATTATTGGCTTAAACTATGGTATTGTACTCGGTATTTTAGCAGGCTTTTTAAATGTAATCCCTTATTTAGGATCATTTTTAGCAATGATACCAGCAGTTATTGTTGGTTTAGTTGAGTCTCCCTTGATGCTCGTACAAGTATTAATTGTTTTTAGTATTGAACAGTTCATTGAAGGAAGAGTTATTTCTCCACAAGTTCTGGGAAGTAATTTATCGGTTCATCCGGTAACCATCATGATTGTCCTGCTGACAGCAGGAAAAGTTTTTGGATTAGTTGGCTTCGTTTTGGGGATACCTGGTTACGCTGTTTTAAAAGTTATTTTTATGCATGTCTTTGAATGGTATAAAAATTATTCAGGATTATATGAAACAGAAGCAGAACTATCAGAAGGAATAATTGAAGACACCAATGAAGATCAATAA